One genomic window of Sporosarcina ureae includes the following:
- a CDS encoding CtsR family transcriptional regulator yields the protein MRNISDIIEGYLKSIIEEEDSASIEIKRNEIAEKFQCVPSQINYVIKTRFTVERGYAVESKRGGGGYIRIYRVRTNSRKDLLEQALEILESEASSTMAEDVIIRLIEEEVITEREAKLMLAAVGRATLRYMLPERDALRSRILRAMLVTLIYEEIE from the coding sequence ATGCGTAATATTTCTGACATTATAGAAGGATATTTGAAGTCGATTATAGAAGAGGAAGATAGCGCTTCTATTGAAATCAAAAGAAATGAGATTGCCGAGAAATTCCAATGCGTACCATCACAAATCAATTACGTAATCAAAACCCGGTTTACAGTCGAAAGAGGCTACGCCGTAGAGTCTAAGCGAGGGGGCGGGGGCTATATCCGGATTTACAGGGTACGTACCAACTCCCGAAAGGATTTACTTGAACAAGCGTTGGAGATTTTAGAGAGTGAAGCGTCTTCTACTATGGCGGAAGATGTCATCATCCGTTTAATTGAAGAAGAAGTCATTACAGAACGTGAAGCTAAGCTGATGCTTGCTGCGGTGGGCCGTGCTACTTTGCGTTATATGTTACCTGAGCGGGATGCGTTACGTTCGCGTATTCTTCGCGCCATGTTAGTTACATTAATTTATGAAGAGATAGAATGA
- a CDS encoding UvrB/UvrC motif-containing protein, protein MLCENCKERPATVVFKQETLNDKTERHLCDKCAFYSQTFSFSPDQEPLSIQQFLAHWLGGSELFSEQKADERLPDGPKCPNCDLTFHRFLDIGKFGCATCYVAFSGQLPRLFAKLHNGHTQHRGKIPVSLNERFALKKKLEDIRTKMQQAVENERFEEAATLRDEANQLKQQLSDGGDDQHVI, encoded by the coding sequence ATGCTTTGTGAAAACTGTAAAGAACGACCAGCTACTGTAGTGTTTAAACAAGAAACCTTAAATGATAAAACTGAGCGCCATTTATGTGATAAATGTGCATTTTACTCGCAAACATTTTCATTCAGTCCGGATCAGGAACCGTTATCAATTCAACAATTTTTAGCACACTGGTTGGGCGGATCAGAATTATTCTCAGAACAAAAAGCCGATGAGAGATTACCGGATGGTCCGAAATGTCCGAATTGTGATTTGACCTTCCATCGTTTCCTTGACATCGGAAAGTTTGGTTGTGCTACATGTTACGTGGCATTCAGCGGACAGCTACCAAGGTTGTTTGCTAAATTGCATAATGGGCATACCCAACACCGCGGAAAAATTCCGGTTTCCCTTAATGAGCGTTTTGCTTTAAAGAAAAAACTAGAAGATATCCGTACGAAAATGCAGCAAGCTGTAGAAAATGAACGATTTGAAGAAGCGGCAACTTTGCGGGATGAGGCGAACCAGTTGAAACAGCAACTGTCCGACGGGGGTGATGATCAACATGTCATTTGA